In Bacillus sp. S3, the sequence CCGTGGATTTCTATCAGATTTCCACTGTTTTTTTTTGTATGGGGTAAAATTTTTTTTACAATTTTAAAAAAATTATTTTACAACTCGCCTATTTACCGTATGAGATTTACTTACCCTTACTGAATATTTAGTGAAATCGGAATTCTTTATATCCTATAAAAGGGGAATTTAAAAGTATTATCAGGGCTATTATATGGAATTCGAAGAAAAATACGTAAAGTTGGCACGAATATTGCAACTATAAAAAATAACAAGGGGTGAACAAGTCCATGTTAATATTGTCGAGGTATTAGAGTGGTCTAGTAAGTGTAAAAAAATGTAAACGATTTCAAGAAAAAGAGGTGTAATGATGCAATCGAATAAACTTGTACAAAATACCGTTATAATTGGTTTTGCTTTATTTGCAGTATTTTTTGGTGCCGGCAACTTAATTTTCCCTCCAACAATCGGTCTTGCTTCAGGGACAAATTGGCTTCAGGCATTAATTGGTTTTTGTATTACTGGAATCGCGCTTCCTTTATTAGCTGTAATCGCCATCATAAACGTTGGCGGTAAATTTGAAGATTTAACTAAACCAATCAGCCCTTGGTTTTATAAAGTTTTTAATCTATTACTAATGGTTGGAATTGGGATGTTTGTTACGATTCCGCGAATGGCAGCAACTACCCATGAATTAGGGGTTAAAACCTTTTTCCCACAAGTGCCTTCTATAGTTACAATTTTAGTATTCTTCGCCATAACCTTTTATTTTGCTATGGATAGGTCCAACGTCATTGATAAAATTGGCAAGATTCTTACCCCTCTTCTAGTCGTTATTCTAACATTTATTGTGATTAAAGGGATTTTCGATCCGATTGGTTCACCGATTGCAACAGAGTTAAAAAACCCATTTTCCAATGCCTTTATTAATGCGTATCAGACGGGGGATGTGATCACCGGAATTTTTTGTGCCCCTATCATTATCGCAGCTATTATAGGCCACGGTTATAAAGGTGCCGCGATGAAAAAGGTAGCTATTTCTGCAACCGTGATTGCCGGGATTGGGTTATTGGTGGTTTACGGCGGTTTATTATACCTTGGAGCCGCCGGCAGCGGATTATACCCAAAGGATATTGAAAGCACGGCACTCGTATCCGAATTGATTAATCGGTTATTAGGAAACTCTGGTGCAATTTTATTAGCGATTACGATTGCGTTAGCCTGTTTAACATCGGCAATCGGTGTAACGGCTGTCATTGGCGATTTTTTAAATGACTTAACAAATAATAAAATAAGCTACCGCTATGGTGCGCTAATTGTTTGTCTTGTCGGCGCAGCAATGGGAACACTTGGTGTTGAAAAAATTATCAATTATGCGATGCCGATCTTCCTTGCGCTTTATCCCGTAGCTATTGTTTTAGTATTCTTAGGATTATTCCATAAAGCCCTTCCGAACCCGGGAGCCTATCGCGGTGCTATCCTATTAACCTTTATTGTCAGTTTGTTTGAAACAATGGGAGCGTTAGGCGTCAACATTCAAGGGATATTAAACCTGATTTCCATGCTCCCTTTTAGCTCAAACGGTTTTTCGTGGCTGGTACCGGCAATTGTTGGTGGAATATTTGGTGCCGTAATCTATAAACTTGCATCCAATAAGCAAGAACAAGTGTCATTCATTGAACCGGAGGAAAAAGCATAATTGTTTGTTGATCAGATTAGACGGAAATTTTTTTGACGAGGAGATAACATCATGAATAAAACAATTTTTATAAATGGACGGATCTTTACATCTAATTTTGAGCAGCCCTATGCCAGTGCAATGGTCGTAAACGATGGCCGAATCGAGTGGGTTGGAGAACAACCGGAGATTGCAGAAATGGAAGGGGAACGTGTCGATCTTCAAGGCCGCCGCGTTCTTCCTGGATTTATTGATGCGCATTTGCACCCCCTTTATCTAGCAAATGCCACAAAGCAAATTGCCTGCACGGCACCGTTAGTTCATTCCATTGAAGAGCTGCTTGAGGAAATTCGCAAACAGCGGGCGCAGCAAACGCCTGAGGAGTGGGTAGAAGGCTGGGGATATGATGAGGGCAAATTATCAGAAGGCCGTGCCCCTAATCGCTGGGACCTTGACCAAGCATGTGCAGATGCTCCTGTAGTGGTTACTCGCACATGTGCCCATATCATTTCCGTTAATAGCAAGGCGTTGGAGATTGCCGCTATTACAAAGGATACGCCAAACCCGCCGGGCGGGCAGATTGATCGGGATGAAAGCGGGGAACCTACGGGCATTTTTCGTGAAAGTGCCAGACATTTAGTGTTAAATAAGATGCCGCAAGTTTCACTTGAGGATAATGCTGCGATTCTTGCAGAATTAAGCCCGAATCTTCTCGCGCATGGAATCACGGCGATTACAGATCTTATGGGGCTGCACAAGCCAATTGATTACGTAGAAATGTATAACGAGGCTCGTGATAAGGGATTGAAGCAGCGGACCGTCCTCTACTATATATGGGAAGAGTTACAGGGGCAGTCACTATTAACGAAGGAAAGAACCGACAGGGAACAGCCTGTTCATATTGGCGGTATTAAGCTATTTTCAGACGGCAGTGTGTCAGGAAGAACGGCATGGGTTAATCCTCCATTCTTAGGCGGCGATGAAAACTACGGTATCGCTACCACCTCCAAGGAGGAGTTGTTAGCCGCTGCAGAGGCGGCAGAACAGCACGGTGTTCAATTAGTTGTTCACGCCATGGGGGAACAGGCGATTGATTTAATTGTTGATACCTTTTACGGCAGAAAAATGTGGCTGACAGATGGGCCATCTGTTCGAATCGAGCATGCCGCGATGCCGACAAGTCAGGCAATCGAGCGGGCCGCAGAAACCGGAATTGCCTTTGTAACGCAGCCGATCTTCCTGTTTGCTGAAATCGAAAGCTACCTCAATAATTTAGGTACTGAACGGACAAAACAAACGTATCCAGTTAAAACCTTCCTTGATGCAGGGATAAAGGTAGCCTTTTCGTCCGACGCACCGGCAACAGCATGGGCCGATCCGGTAGATCCGTTTGTGGCGATTAAATCAGCTGTGACTAGGATTGCCTATGATGGAACGGACACAGGTCAGGAACAGCGCATCGATGCGGCAACGGCCATAGAACTTTACACCAGAGGCGCGCAGGAAGTGACTCGCATTCCGGGAGTCGGACAGCTGAAGCCAGGATTTCATGCGGACTTTATTGTGTTAAACGAGGATATTTTACAGGTGAGTTCGGAAGATATTGATCAGGTGCATGTGCTAGAAACCTATATGTCTGGAAAGATCGTGTTCAAAAAGGAGCATTCGTCGAGTAACAAGACCGCATCCACAATTTTAATATAGAGTATAAGTGACAGGAAATAGATTACTAGCCGCTTTCTTTTTAACTTTCTTCCTTGGAGTAAGTCGCTATTGGGGGGGAGTGCGACGTAGGGTCTTTCTACATCAGGGTTTGAGCTAAAAAATCCACGAAACCACTACGTAGGCCGATTCTACATCGGGGTTGGACTAAAAATTCACTCAAACATCCAAATAGACGGGTTCTACTTCGACGTTCGTACCTAAAATTCACTCAAACATCCAAATAGACGGGTTCTACTTCGACGTTCGTACCTAAAATTCACTCAAACATCGAAGTAGACAGGTTCTACTTCGAAGTTAAGGTCCGAAATTCACGAAAACCTCCAAGTAGGATCATTCTAGATTCTTCTTTTATGTCGCACTCGGCCCATTTAACGAAAAAAATAATAAACAATAAAAAAGCGAATTCCTTTTATCAAGGAAGTCGCTTTTTTGCACTTTCCAAATTTCTACTGAAATGGTTTCAAGCGAAGTAATTAGCGTGAAAGAAAAACCATTTGAATGAAACTAAAATAAATGTACATACGTATGAAAGGATGGTATGTACATTTGGTACATTTGGAAAAATCTATTAACTGGTTTGATTTGGGCGATTTTAGAGAACGTATAGCTTCTTGATCATTCCAATTTAATTAAAATCTAAGCACTAAAGCGGAGGCACTTACATGATTCAATATATTATTGACGGGTCACAAAAAGGTTTAATGGTCGGAGCAGGAATAGTAGAAATTAATAGTTATGGTTTCTTTAAGCCCTACAGCTTCTCAAATTATCACATTGCTGCCAGTGGATTATTATCTGAAATATTTGCTGTAGAGTGTAGTATTAAAATAATTCAAAAATATGACGAAAAAATAACTACAAGTATTCGTATGTTTACTGATAATGATATGGTAGTTAAATTATTTAATAAGGATATAGAAAATGGAAAGCTTTCGTCGGATGCTTATATTGCAAGTATTCAAGCTCAAATTCATATATTAAATAAATTGTGTGATTTTAGTATTCGGCGTGCCCAAAGCGAACATGAACATTTGTGCAAAATTGCCCATAAATTAAGCAGAGAATAATTATCTGATGTCCATAATAAAATCTTTTTGCCGGATGTAAAAGGTAGCCTTTCAGCAGCTGAAAAAGAAAATATAGAGATTAAGAAAAAAATTAATCTGGACATAAAACGTGTGAATAATACGTGGGCACTTTTAGCTAACGGAAATGTGGTTGAAGAAAATACCAAGTTTTTAAAACTGATTGAGAATTTCATTTCTAAATATAAGACTAATCATGAGAAAACCACGGTGATCGACGTATCAGATAATATAAAAAAGATGCTAAAAGCGGTGAAAGGGAATGAAAAGGTGAATAGTATCCTGGACACTATAAATAAAGTAAGTTGAATAGTCATGCCTGCCCCCGCTACATTATCGCTTTTCTACACGAGAAGGGGCAGTACCTTTATTTAGAAATAATTATTCATCTTCCGTGTAGGCTTCCACAGTCGTGTCTCGGCATTCCCAGCATTCCGTCCGGTTCCGTTCCATGATCGATAATTCTTTTCCACAAGAAATGCAATTATCCATAAAAGATTCCCCTTTCAAGTGAAAATGTTTTATAAATATATGTGTATATATATACATTTATGCTAAAGAATGAGAAAATGTCATTTAAATTGGCCATTTATCTTTGTGATTTATAAGGTTAAAGGAGGGGAACCCGGGTAATTCCCGAATACATATAGAGAGCTGTTTAAAAAATGGAGATTTTTGGAGGAGCAAATGGGCTATATTGAAGATTTACGGGAAATCATTGGAACCCGGCCAATTATATTAGCAGGCGCAATGGTGGGTGTGATCGATGCCCATGGAAGAATATTATTACAGAAACGGCCCGAGGGGATCTGGGGGCTTCCAGGCGGCCTGTTAGAATTAGGTGAATCCGCAGAGGAAGCCGCAAGAAGGGAAGTTTTTGAAGAAACTGGAGTTGAAATTGGCCAGCTGCAGCTAGTCAATGTTTTCTCAGGCAAGCAGTATTTTAGAAAACTGGCAAATGGGGATGAATTCTATCCAGTGACCATTGCCTATATCTCAAAGGATATTAAAAATAGTACCATACAGATTGATGGGGAAGAAACGCTCGATGCAGGGTTCTTTGATATCGAAGAATTACCGGAGCAAACCAGTCCGTTAGTCAGGACAATGCTTCAACAATTTGCGGATTTTCTAAAAAAATAACAAACAGGAGAGAGCTTATATGGGAAAACGAGTGGTGATTACGGGCATTGGAGCAGTTACGCCATTAGGCAATAATGCTCATACAACATGGGAAAACATTAAAAACGGGGTGTCAGGTATTGGCCCGGGCACTATTTTTGACACAGACAAAGTGGATATTAAAATAGCTGCAGAGGTAAAGGGATTTGCACCGGAAGAGTTCATGGATAAAAAAGAAGCGAGAAGAATGGGACGTTACAGCCAATTTGCTGTGGCTGCAAGTAAAATGGCTATAGAAGATGCCGGGATTCATATTGGCAAGGATGTTCAACCTGAACGTGTCGGGGTATGGATTGGGTCGGGAATTGGCGGATTAGCTGAGTTTGAGGAACAGCACCGAAGATTTATTGAAAAAGGTCAAAGAAGGGTCAATCCGTTTACGATTCCTATGTTTATTCCGGACATGGCAGCAGGACAGGTTTCCATCGAAGTAGGGGCGAAAGGAATCAACAATTGTTCGGTGACGGCATGTGCCTCTGGAGCCAATTCCATTGGTGATGCGTTAAGGGTTATTCAAAAAGGGGACGCAGACATGATGATTGCCGGTGGAACAGAAGCAACGATCACCGAGATGACCATCGCTGGATTTTCCAATATGACCGCTCTGTCAAAAAATCCTGATCCGAACACAGCCAGCCGGCCATTCGATAAGAATCGGGATGGATTTGTGATCGGTGAAGGCGCAGGAATTGTTATATTGGAGGAGCTGGAACATGCCTTAGCTAGAGGAGCTAGAATTTATGGCGAGCTGATTGGGTATGGAGCTACAGGTGATGCCCATCATATTACAACACCGGCACCAGAGGGAGAAGGTGCCCAGCGTGCGATGAAATTGGCATTAGCCGATGCCGGAATCACCCCGGAACAAGTGGACTATATAAACGCACATGGTACATCTACCCATTATAATGATTTGTACGAAACGTTGGCGATCAAAGAGGTTTTCAAAGAACATGCCTATCAATTATCTATCAGTTCGACAAAATCGATGACAGGGCATATGCTCGGGGCAACCGGTGCACTTGAGGCGATTATCTCGATTTTAGCTATTAAGGAAGGCGTAATCCCGCCAACCATTAATTACGAAACGCCAGATGAAGAACTTGATTTAGATTATGTACCGAATGAAGCAAGGAAGAAGGATATACAGGTAGTTTTATCCAATTCATTAGGATTCGGCGGACATAATGTTACATTGGTTTTTAAAAAGTTTTTAATATAAAACCAAACGCCAACAAAATTTAAATTTTAACTTGAAACATATCAGAAAATTTGATAAAGTAAAACAAATGAAAAGGCTGTGTGTGACTGGCGAACGCGGATAACCGTGAGGGAGCACATAGTATCGGAGCCGTTCGCCTGGGCAGAGGTAAGGGATGTAAATCCCTTACCTCTTTCTGCTTTTTTGGAGGGAAATATTCATTTTTTAATAGGAATTTGAAAATAAACTTTTACAAAAAAGGGGTATATAGGATGAGCACACTCGTTTCAGAAAAAGTAAAAACAATTAAAACGTTAAATAATATTGCAGAAAGCGGGCTAAAGGTATTAAATCAGGATCAATTTACGGTCGACAATAACAGCGAGAATCCCGATGCCATTGTGGTTCGCAGTTTTAATATGCATACATTTGAATTCGGAAACAATTTAAAAGCAATCGCACGGGCAGGTGCTGGTGTCAATAATATTCCTGTCGACCAATGCACCGAGCAAGGAATCGTTGTTTTTAATACGCCCGGGGCGAATGCAAACGCAGTAAAAGAGATGGTCCTAACGTCATTAATGGCTTTATCCCGTAACCTTTTTGCAGGCGTGGCATGGACAAAGACGTTAGACGGTGAGGGCGAACAAGTATCAAAGCTAGTTGAAGCGGGAAAAAAGAAATTTGTTGGGAAAGAAATTAAAGGGAAAACCCTTGGTGTAATCGGATTAGGGGCGATCGGAGCACTTGTAGCAAACGATGCGCTCGATTTGGATATGGATGTCATCGGGTTTGATCCATTTATCTCTGTTGATACAGCCTGGAACTTATCACGTAATGTACAGCGGGCGATGTCTCTTGAGCAATTGTTTGCTGAGTCTGACTATATTACGGTCCACGTTCCATTAACGAATGACACAAAAGGAATGTTTAATAAAAATTCATTTAGCATTATGAAGCCGGGCGTTTATATTTTGAACTTCTCACGCGGGGAGCTTGTGAACGAAATCGATATGGCGGTTGCACTTGAAGATGGAATCGTAGGGAAGTATATGACGGATTTCCCGAATGAAAATGTACTAAAAATGAAAAATACAATCTGCACTCCGCATCTCGGAGCCTCAACTACAGAATCAGAGGAAAACTGTGCGATTATGGCGGCTCGTCAGGTCAAGGAATTTTTGGAAACAGGAAACATTAAAAACTCAGTGAATTTTCCAAACGTTTCCCTTCCCTATACAGGAAAGCAGCGCGTTGCCGCTTTCCACCAAAACGTACCAAACATGGTTGGTCAGATCACTTCGACTGTATCAAGCTACCATTTAAACATCGCTGACATGGTGAACAGAAGCCGTGGGGAATATGCCTATACGATGATTGATATTGACGATAAAATAAACGGTGACATCATTCCCGGTCTAGTGGAAAAAATCAGGCAAATCGACGGCATCGTAACAGCTCGGATAATTTAAAGAAGCAAGGGAAGGTTCCCTTGCTTCTTTGTTTAACCCACTGGGAGTCAGATGCCTTTACTCGACAAACTTCGAGTTGTGTCAGGCACCGTCCATTCCGTCCAATCTTTTATCCGTGGCATGTTTACGTGCCGGTTATATGATTGGTCCTTTAGATAGACCTTTATTGGCTGCTCGGATAAGGTATCCAAAATATCCGGCTTGTCGTCAAAGTAATAATCCAAATCTAATTCCTTAATAATGTTCACTTTTTCGTGATCCTTCATCCCGCAGAAGAATCGTTCATTATGAACTGGAAACCCTTGCTCAACTAACCATTTCTTCGTGCGCTCCCCATGCTCCTGATTCCTTGCCGTGATATAAAAAATTTCATGGCCTTGCTTATCAAGCTCCTGCAGCAGTTCGACTGCTCCTGGAAAAGCAGGACAATCGTTGTAATAAATATCCTCTAAGGTACTGTTCCACATCTGTTTGCCTTCTTCAGCTGTCATCCCGAATGGCTCATGAATCTCGACTGTTTTTAATGCTTGAAAAATGTCGAAACCTAGCTCCTGGTCTAGTTTTTGATTATAAAGATGAAAGGCATACTCTCTTAAATTAATCAGTGTATCATCAATATCGAAACCAAATCTCATCTAAACACCTCTTTCAGAAAAAAATGGACAGCGCCTAAGCTAAGCGCCCTCCATTTTGAA encodes:
- the brnQ gene encoding branched-chain amino acid transport system II carrier protein, with amino-acid sequence MQSNKLVQNTVIIGFALFAVFFGAGNLIFPPTIGLASGTNWLQALIGFCITGIALPLLAVIAIINVGGKFEDLTKPISPWFYKVFNLLLMVGIGMFVTIPRMAATTHELGVKTFFPQVPSIVTILVFFAITFYFAMDRSNVIDKIGKILTPLLVVILTFIVIKGIFDPIGSPIATELKNPFSNAFINAYQTGDVITGIFCAPIIIAAIIGHGYKGAAMKKVAISATVIAGIGLLVVYGGLLYLGAAGSGLYPKDIESTALVSELINRLLGNSGAILLAITIALACLTSAIGVTAVIGDFLNDLTNNKISYRYGALIVCLVGAAMGTLGVEKIINYAMPIFLALYPVAIVLVFLGLFHKALPNPGAYRGAILLTFIVSLFETMGALGVNIQGILNLISMLPFSSNGFSWLVPAIVGGIFGAVIYKLASNKQEQVSFIEPEEKA
- a CDS encoding amidohydrolase; the encoded protein is MNKTIFINGRIFTSNFEQPYASAMVVNDGRIEWVGEQPEIAEMEGERVDLQGRRVLPGFIDAHLHPLYLANATKQIACTAPLVHSIEELLEEIRKQRAQQTPEEWVEGWGYDEGKLSEGRAPNRWDLDQACADAPVVVTRTCAHIISVNSKALEIAAITKDTPNPPGGQIDRDESGEPTGIFRESARHLVLNKMPQVSLEDNAAILAELSPNLLAHGITAITDLMGLHKPIDYVEMYNEARDKGLKQRTVLYYIWEELQGQSLLTKERTDREQPVHIGGIKLFSDGSVSGRTAWVNPPFLGGDENYGIATTSKEELLAAAEAAEQHGVQLVVHAMGEQAIDLIVDTFYGRKMWLTDGPSVRIEHAAMPTSQAIERAAETGIAFVTQPIFLFAEIESYLNNLGTERTKQTYPVKTFLDAGIKVAFSSDAPATAWADPVDPFVAIKSAVTRIAYDGTDTGQEQRIDAATAIELYTRGAQEVTRIPGVGQLKPGFHADFIVLNEDILQVSSEDIDQVHVLETYMSGKIVFKKEHSSSNKTASTILI
- a CDS encoding NUDIX hydrolase, with translation MGYIEDLREIIGTRPIILAGAMVGVIDAHGRILLQKRPEGIWGLPGGLLELGESAEEAARREVFEETGVEIGQLQLVNVFSGKQYFRKLANGDEFYPVTIAYISKDIKNSTIQIDGEETLDAGFFDIEELPEQTSPLVRTMLQQFADFLKK
- the fabF gene encoding beta-ketoacyl-ACP synthase II; this translates as MGKRVVITGIGAVTPLGNNAHTTWENIKNGVSGIGPGTIFDTDKVDIKIAAEVKGFAPEEFMDKKEARRMGRYSQFAVAASKMAIEDAGIHIGKDVQPERVGVWIGSGIGGLAEFEEQHRRFIEKGQRRVNPFTIPMFIPDMAAGQVSIEVGAKGINNCSVTACASGANSIGDALRVIQKGDADMMIAGGTEATITEMTIAGFSNMTALSKNPDPNTASRPFDKNRDGFVIGEGAGIVILEELEHALARGARIYGELIGYGATGDAHHITTPAPEGEGAQRAMKLALADAGITPEQVDYINAHGTSTHYNDLYETLAIKEVFKEHAYQLSISSTKSMTGHMLGATGALEAIISILAIKEGVIPPTINYETPDEELDLDYVPNEARKKDIQVVLSNSLGFGGHNVTLVFKKFLI
- a CDS encoding phosphoglycerate dehydrogenase, which translates into the protein MSTLVSEKVKTIKTLNNIAESGLKVLNQDQFTVDNNSENPDAIVVRSFNMHTFEFGNNLKAIARAGAGVNNIPVDQCTEQGIVVFNTPGANANAVKEMVLTSLMALSRNLFAGVAWTKTLDGEGEQVSKLVEAGKKKFVGKEIKGKTLGVIGLGAIGALVANDALDLDMDVIGFDPFISVDTAWNLSRNVQRAMSLEQLFAESDYITVHVPLTNDTKGMFNKNSFSIMKPGVYILNFSRGELVNEIDMAVALEDGIVGKYMTDFPNENVLKMKNTICTPHLGASTTESEENCAIMAARQVKEFLETGNIKNSVNFPNVSLPYTGKQRVAAFHQNVPNMVGQITSTVSSYHLNIADMVNRSRGEYAYTMIDIDDKINGDIIPGLVEKIRQIDGIVTARII
- a CDS encoding 5' nucleotidase, NT5C type; translation: MRFGFDIDDTLINLREYAFHLYNQKLDQELGFDIFQALKTVEIHEPFGMTAEEGKQMWNSTLEDIYYNDCPAFPGAVELLQELDKQGHEIFYITARNQEHGERTKKWLVEQGFPVHNERFFCGMKDHEKVNIIKELDLDYYFDDKPDILDTLSEQPIKVYLKDQSYNRHVNMPRIKDWTEWTVPDTTRSLSSKGI